One Thermodesulforhabdaceae bacterium DNA window includes the following coding sequences:
- a CDS encoding lactate utilization protein: MNPVETYWQIKLENVKRNLEANGFDALVAPSKAAAKDLIMGEIIPSMKPLSISFGGSMTVVDTGVYDAVKALSGVEVIDTYDYSLPAEERIERRRRALLVDLFITGTNAIVEDGQLVNLDGMGNRVAAITFGPKWVIILCGRNKVVPDLESAIMRVRHYAAPANAMRLNRKTPCTRTGGCDDCASPERICNVLSIVEKSAPKGRIKVVLINEDMGL, encoded by the coding sequence ATGAATCCTGTAGAAACCTACTGGCAAATTAAGCTGGAAAATGTAAAGAGAAACCTCGAAGCTAACGGTTTTGATGCTTTGGTGGCTCCGTCGAAAGCGGCGGCTAAGGATCTTATTATGGGAGAGATTATTCCATCCATGAAGCCATTAAGCATCTCCTTTGGCGGCTCTATGACTGTGGTGGACACAGGAGTTTACGATGCGGTTAAGGCTCTGTCGGGCGTGGAAGTGATTGATACCTACGATTATTCTCTTCCTGCGGAAGAAAGGATTGAGCGACGGCGTCGAGCTCTGCTCGTTGATCTGTTTATAACTGGCACTAATGCTATTGTTGAAGACGGGCAACTTGTGAATTTAGATGGGATGGGCAACAGAGTTGCCGCCATTACTTTTGGTCCCAAGTGGGTTATTATATTGTGCGGTCGAAACAAGGTGGTGCCGGATTTGGAAAGCGCGATCATGCGAGTGCGCCATTATGCTGCTCCCGCCAATGCTATGAGACTTAATCGAAAAACTCCCTGCACAAGGACAGGGGGCTGCGATGATTGTGCAAGCCCGGAAAGGATTTGTAATGTCTTGAGTATTGTGGAAAAATCAGCACCCAAGGGGCGTATAAAGGTCGTTCTGATAAACGAAGATATGGGCCTCTAA
- a CDS encoding NIL domain-containing protein, with protein sequence MYAKMLVLRFPPEIVDKPIITNLVKNYNLTFNILKAQIFPRKEGLMILELRGNKSDYDRGIDYLKRIGVKVESIAQSIQRNEELCIECGACTAVCPTGALNIDRSTMHVLFDSERCSGCEWCVKACPVHAMIVTFDKNIEENATSEAVPF encoded by the coding sequence ATGTATGCCAAGATGCTAGTTTTAAGGTTTCCACCCGAAATTGTTGATAAACCAATTATTACAAACTTAGTGAAAAATTACAATCTGACCTTTAACATACTTAAAGCCCAGATTTTTCCTCGAAAAGAAGGACTGATGATACTGGAACTACGAGGAAACAAGAGCGATTATGATCGAGGGATTGACTACCTTAAAAGGATTGGGGTCAAAGTAGAGTCAATCGCTCAAAGCATTCAGCGTAATGAGGAATTGTGTATAGAATGTGGAGCGTGCACGGCGGTCTGCCCCACAGGAGCGCTAAATATCGATCGTTCAACCATGCATGTGCTCTTTGATTCAGAACGATGTAGCGGTTGCGAATGGTGCGTAAAAGCCTGTCCTGTCCACGCAATGATCGTAACCTTTGACAAAAATATCGAAGAAAACGCCACATCGGAGGCGGTGCCGTTTTAA
- the mnmA gene encoding tRNA 2-thiouridine(34) synthase MnmA, with product MDRFCVAVAMSGGMDSLRAALILKEQGYDVVGLSMILSSPKKDQKPDYLDKVKALGKRFNIPIVVVDLKNVFEQHVISPFVEAYLKGLTPNPCAVCNPKIKFGFLLDFWKTHAKEICSSFGILGEHLPILATGHYVSLIRPEENPYGYRYGIKRHKDYAKDQSYFLYGLSQDQLGHALFPLASETKQEVATWATSLGLQDLVEAESQEICFIPSGDYVSFLEERIPTLAISSGPIKNSDGQILGYHRGLHRYTIGQRRGIGIPSSAPYYVVKIAPEENTLYVGRKEELSTESCFVRDVNWVSMECPDKTFRATVKIRNQHMPASATVEILKKDYAKVFFDIPQKAVTPGQSAVFYDGEWLIGGGIIESSQQKEK from the coding sequence ATGGATCGCTTTTGTGTTGCTGTTGCCATGAGCGGAGGAATGGACAGCCTCAGGGCTGCTCTGATCCTTAAAGAACAGGGTTACGACGTGGTTGGGCTGTCCATGATTCTTTCGTCTCCCAAAAAGGATCAAAAGCCAGATTATCTGGATAAAGTGAAAGCTCTAGGAAAGCGATTCAACATACCCATTGTGGTTGTAGATTTAAAAAATGTTTTTGAACAACACGTAATTTCACCTTTTGTTGAAGCATACTTAAAAGGCTTGACGCCTAATCCATGCGCAGTCTGCAACCCAAAAATAAAATTTGGATTTTTGCTAGATTTCTGGAAAACACACGCAAAGGAAATTTGTTCATCCTTTGGCATACTCGGGGAACATCTTCCTATTTTAGCAACCGGGCATTACGTTTCTCTGATACGCCCCGAAGAAAATCCCTACGGCTATCGCTATGGCATCAAACGTCATAAGGATTATGCAAAGGACCAATCTTACTTTTTGTATGGACTATCTCAGGATCAACTAGGGCATGCGTTGTTCCCACTGGCTTCAGAAACAAAACAGGAAGTGGCTACGTGGGCAACATCACTGGGACTTCAAGATTTAGTAGAAGCGGAAAGCCAGGAAATCTGCTTCATACCTTCTGGTGATTATGTGAGTTTTCTCGAGGAGCGCATCCCAACCCTTGCGATTTCTTCCGGACCCATAAAAAACTCAGATGGTCAAATCCTTGGATATCATCGAGGACTTCATCGTTACACGATTGGACAGAGACGAGGCATTGGCATACCTTCTTCCGCTCCCTATTACGTTGTTAAAATCGCCCCTGAAGAAAACACACTCTACGTAGGGCGTAAAGAGGAACTTTCCACAGAAAGTTGTTTTGTTAGAGATGTAAACTGGGTTTCGATGGAATGCCCTGATAAAACATTCAGAGCAACAGTAAAGATTAGAAACCAACATATGCCAGCATCAGCAACGGTTGAGATTCTAAAAAAGGATTACGCTAAGGTTTTCTTTGACATACCCCAGAAGGCTGTTACTCCAGGACAGTCGGCTGTCTTCTACGACGGAGAATGGCTAATAGGTGGGGGGATTATAGAATCGAGCCAGCAAAAGGAGAAATAA
- a CDS encoding AI-2E family transporter: protein MEKHCRQSELYRPFMILLLLACLGLSYLILKPFIHTIILSFLLGSIVVPVYDRLLVKLKGRRNLTAIIIVLGLVSIIFIPTVLFLSALVNQAIITISQINDWFKAGSLHNFIQRSEEVQIIFSKINAYLVKFGFAEINPRQWDIGTPLLTVTRYMGQFIVSHGTAFLSNVVQLVLHLFIMIVLVFYVIRDHQKILRKLKDLSPLREDQEDRILNIVRSVAKSAVLGNFATAVAQGIAGGIGFFIIGIQPLFWGTMIAVSSLIPVVGTAIVWIPTVIYLIIAGKIKSAVFFALWSIIVVGSLDNVIRPFFMKGAGEMSTLLIFLSIMGGVQYFGLLGVIYGPLILGSAIVLLYLYEMEFLKPQADSPSSQEIQSSPTSKE, encoded by the coding sequence TTGGAAAAGCATTGTCGTCAGTCGGAATTGTATCGCCCTTTCATGATTCTTCTTCTTCTTGCCTGTCTCGGGCTTTCCTACCTTATCCTGAAACCATTTATTCACACGATTATTCTTTCCTTCCTTTTAGGAAGTATTGTGGTGCCGGTCTATGATCGACTTCTCGTTAAATTGAAAGGGCGTAGAAACCTTACGGCGATAATTATCGTGCTTGGGCTTGTGAGTATTATTTTCATTCCCACGGTGCTTTTTCTATCGGCCCTTGTAAACCAGGCCATCATTACAATTTCTCAAATCAATGATTGGTTTAAAGCGGGAAGTCTTCATAATTTTATTCAACGGTCTGAAGAAGTTCAGATCATTTTTTCCAAAATTAATGCTTATCTTGTTAAATTCGGCTTTGCCGAAATAAATCCAAGACAGTGGGATATAGGAACTCCCCTTCTGACGGTCACGAGATACATGGGACAGTTTATCGTTTCTCACGGCACGGCTTTTTTGAGTAACGTTGTTCAGTTGGTGCTTCATCTTTTCATTATGATAGTTCTTGTTTTTTATGTGATTCGGGATCACCAGAAGATTCTTAGAAAACTCAAGGATCTTTCCCCTCTTAGAGAAGATCAGGAAGATCGGATTTTGAATATTGTTCGATCAGTGGCAAAATCCGCCGTTTTAGGTAACTTTGCCACAGCAGTGGCTCAAGGCATAGCGGGCGGCATCGGATTTTTCATAATAGGAATTCAGCCTTTATTCTGGGGCACAATGATTGCCGTATCGTCTCTCATACCGGTGGTAGGAACTGCAATAGTTTGGATTCCCACGGTTATCTATCTTATAATTGCTGGGAAGATTAAGTCGGCAGTCTTTTTTGCTTTATGGTCAATTATTGTTGTCGGTAGCCTCGATAATGTGATACGTCCCTTCTTTATGAAGGGAGCAGGCGAGATGTCCACTCTGCTTATCTTTCTGTCCATTATGGGGGGAGTCCAGTATTTTGGCCTTCTGGGCGTCATTTATGGTCCTCTTATCTTGGGTTCAGCTATTGTGCTGCTCTATCTTTATGAAATGGAATTTCTCAAACCCCAGGCAGATAGCCCATCTTCTCAGGAAATTCAATCTTCACCTACTTCAAAGGAATAA
- a CDS encoding YkgJ family cysteine cluster protein: MTMVAKEQYSEEELAKWNSENLKRAWLSWIDSVDLTKPVKSKSTGEEMIIPKKRLIAQAEVNPVVRGIFTRWEDLDPKERQRAWEELKQATQDAMSDILPACVQCGECCRKSGPVLHLDDMDLLRYERIPWKALYTIRSGEPVTSPDGSQIFFLVDERIKLREKENSKECIFLDSETNLCTIYDDRPLECRAQACWDNRSYQELENYPYLTRRDLFSHIEVLWDVIEAHKTRCSFEKLYGLIKLIRNETSQEKASAIASEIIDLVGYENHFRSFMADQLKIPTDVLDLVFGRSLEKLLEFFGYRIKTEGDTKFLEIIESQANLTG, from the coding sequence ATGACCATGGTCGCCAAGGAACAATACTCGGAGGAAGAACTTGCAAAGTGGAATTCTGAAAATCTAAAGCGTGCCTGGCTCTCCTGGATTGACTCTGTGGATCTAACAAAGCCTGTAAAATCCAAATCAACCGGAGAAGAAATGATCATTCCAAAAAAGCGCCTTATCGCTCAAGCGGAGGTAAACCCTGTGGTGCGAGGAATATTTACCCGGTGGGAAGATCTCGATCCCAAGGAACGCCAGCGTGCCTGGGAAGAACTCAAACAAGCTACTCAAGATGCCATGAGTGATATACTTCCTGCCTGTGTCCAGTGCGGGGAATGTTGCCGTAAAAGCGGTCCTGTTCTTCACCTGGATGATATGGACCTGCTTCGCTACGAACGCATCCCCTGGAAAGCTCTTTACACTATACGATCTGGAGAACCCGTAACATCACCTGATGGTAGCCAAATTTTCTTTTTGGTTGATGAACGTATAAAGCTCCGTGAAAAGGAAAATTCTAAGGAATGTATCTTTTTAGATTCAGAAACAAACCTTTGCACCATTTACGATGATCGTCCACTGGAATGTCGAGCTCAAGCCTGCTGGGACAATAGAAGTTACCAGGAGCTTGAGAATTATCCCTATCTTACAAGGCGAGACCTTTTCAGCCACATTGAAGTTCTGTGGGATGTCATCGAAGCTCACAAAACGCGTTGTAGCTTTGAGAAACTCTACGGATTAATAAAGCTAATTAGAAACGAAACATCTCAGGAAAAGGCGTCAGCCATAGCTTCGGAAATTATAGATTTGGTCGGCTACGAAAATCATTTTCGATCTTTCATGGCTGATCAACTCAAAATACCCACAGATGTTCTTGATCTCGTTTTTGGAAGGTCATTGGAAAAATTGTTAGAGTTTTTCGGGTATAGAATCAAAACGGAGGGTGACACAAAGTTTTTAGAAATCATAGAGTCACAGGCAAATTTGACTGGGTAG
- a CDS encoding flavodoxin family protein: MKAIAINGSHRKGKNTAILLNTVLEELAKNGVETRLLELVDFRIEHCKACNKCLFEPKCSINDDDMSVLAEEMMNSDLIIIGSPVYNGNVTSRLKTFMDRTRWMHMKKDLLHGKLGAVVTVAGLRNGGQELTHTIIERFLQSRSMKVVSVRNPEAGIYNMGVMATLYDHLEGFPDNPSIKWKRSVLEDPLAITTCHHLAHNILRELSSGS, encoded by the coding sequence ATGAAGGCGATAGCGATAAACGGAAGTCATCGAAAGGGGAAAAATACGGCAATACTTCTTAACACTGTTCTTGAAGAGCTTGCTAAAAATGGCGTAGAAACCAGACTCCTTGAACTTGTAGATTTTCGTATCGAACACTGCAAAGCCTGCAATAAGTGCCTTTTTGAGCCAAAGTGTTCTATTAACGATGACGATATGTCTGTGCTTGCAGAAGAAATGATGAATTCAGATTTGATAATTATCGGTTCTCCGGTCTATAACGGGAACGTTACTTCGCGACTAAAAACCTTTATGGATCGCACAAGATGGATGCACATGAAAAAAGACCTGCTCCACGGCAAGTTAGGAGCAGTTGTAACCGTGGCAGGACTTAGAAACGGTGGGCAGGAACTGACTCATACGATTATTGAAAGGTTTTTGCAATCCAGAAGTATGAAAGTGGTTTCCGTTAGAAATCCTGAAGCAGGAATTTACAATATGGGCGTTATGGCGACGCTTTACGACCATTTGGAAGGTTTCCCCGATAACCCTTCAATAAAGTGGAAAAGAAGTGTTCTCGAAGATCCTCTAGCTATAACTACCTGTCACCATCTGGCTCACAACATTCTGCGAGAACTTTCTTCTGGGTCATAA
- the aroF gene encoding 3-deoxy-7-phosphoheptulonate synthase has product MILVLNKQASSEMINELKRLIREKGYTPREIHGTDELLIGIVGYSDKNRLDPGYFESLPGVSKVIPVSKPYKLVSRDFHPEPTKIKVGDVVIGGDRLVVIAGPCSVEDRERTLEIARIVRRHGAVLFRAGAFKPRTSPYSFQGLGEEGLKILAEVREETGLRIVSEITSPAQADLMMKYVDVVQVGARNMQNFELLRCVGRLGKPVLLKRGLAATIEEWLMAAEYILSEGNDQVILCERGIRTFEHYTRNTLDLTAVPVVKKLTHLPVIVDPSHATGLREKVLPMARAAIAAGADGIMVEVHTEPDKALSDGAQSLYPEQFERLMRDLHVISPVVGKQLDFDYLPKARYFARRDHVTEPIVVYSGDPGSFSHKASLQFFGETVSMKNLSSFREVFTEATEGRAGWGVVPLENSLTGSIHVNYDLLMEYDLKIVGELTLRIVHNLIGIEGTTLDHIRTVYSHPQVFEQCKEFLDRHPNWDLVACRDTATAVKRVAEKGDYSCAAIASAEAARIFNMTIIKEGIETHPRNFTRFGIIARQNPFGDHRDKSSLIFSVSNRPGALYEVLKIFAENGINLVKLESRPIHGRPWEYLFYADVEVDLESDEYRSVAEELKRNTEFFKFLGSYRKGVQITE; this is encoded by the coding sequence ATGATTCTAGTGTTGAACAAGCAGGCGTCGTCTGAAATGATTAATGAATTGAAAAGGCTAATCAGAGAAAAGGGCTATACGCCCAGAGAAATCCACGGCACAGATGAACTTCTCATTGGTATTGTGGGCTATTCAGATAAAAACAGGCTAGATCCCGGATATTTTGAAAGCCTTCCCGGGGTTTCCAAAGTTATACCTGTTAGTAAGCCCTATAAACTGGTAAGCCGGGATTTCCATCCTGAACCAACCAAAATCAAAGTTGGAGACGTGGTCATAGGTGGGGACAGACTTGTGGTCATAGCTGGTCCTTGCAGTGTGGAAGACCGAGAACGAACTCTAGAAATTGCTCGCATAGTTCGTCGTCACGGTGCCGTGCTATTCCGTGCCGGAGCTTTCAAGCCTCGCACCTCACCATACAGCTTTCAGGGACTAGGGGAAGAAGGGCTTAAGATTCTCGCAGAAGTAAGGGAAGAAACGGGATTAAGAATCGTCTCAGAAATCACTTCACCGGCTCAAGCCGACCTAATGATGAAATACGTCGATGTGGTGCAAGTAGGGGCTCGAAACATGCAAAACTTTGAACTCTTAAGATGCGTAGGAAGGCTTGGTAAGCCGGTGTTGTTAAAACGAGGTCTTGCGGCAACCATCGAAGAATGGCTTATGGCTGCCGAGTATATTCTTTCTGAAGGAAATGATCAGGTGATTCTTTGCGAGCGAGGCATACGAACCTTCGAACACTACACCAGAAATACGCTTGATCTAACTGCGGTTCCGGTAGTGAAGAAGTTAACCCATCTTCCTGTTATTGTGGATCCAAGTCATGCAACGGGATTAAGAGAAAAGGTTCTTCCAATGGCTAGAGCTGCCATTGCTGCTGGAGCAGATGGTATCATGGTAGAAGTTCACACCGAACCCGACAAGGCTCTGTCGGATGGTGCTCAAAGTCTTTATCCCGAGCAGTTTGAAAGGCTCATGAGGGATCTTCACGTTATTTCACCTGTGGTTGGAAAACAGCTAGATTTTGATTATCTTCCCAAAGCTCGATATTTTGCCAGACGAGATCATGTCACCGAACCAATCGTAGTTTATTCTGGCGATCCCGGATCCTTCAGCCACAAAGCATCCCTGCAGTTCTTTGGCGAAACGGTGTCCATGAAAAACCTTTCTTCTTTCAGAGAAGTATTTACGGAGGCTACGGAAGGCAGAGCAGGCTGGGGAGTCGTGCCACTTGAAAACTCACTTACAGGAAGTATCCATGTTAACTACGACCTTCTCATGGAATACGACCTAAAAATTGTAGGAGAGCTAACTCTCAGAATAGTTCATAATTTGATCGGTATCGAAGGAACCACTCTCGATCATATCCGCACAGTTTATTCACATCCTCAAGTATTTGAACAGTGTAAAGAATTCCTTGATAGACATCCCAACTGGGATCTTGTTGCCTGCCGCGACACGGCTACAGCGGTCAAGCGAGTAGCCGAAAAAGGAGATTATTCCTGTGCGGCTATTGCAAGCGCAGAAGCCGCTCGTATATTCAACATGACTATCATTAAAGAAGGCATAGAAACCCATCCTCGCAATTTCACTCGATTCGGGATCATAGCAAGACAAAATCCCTTTGGCGACCATAGAGACAAGTCTTCTTTGATCTTTTCTGTAAGCAATCGCCCCGGAGCACTTTACGAAGTGCTGAAAATATTTGCTGAAAACGGAATTAACCTTGTCAAACTGGAGTCTCGCCCCATTCACGGACGTCCATGGGAATATCTCTTTTATGCAGACGTGGAAGTAGATCTTGAAAGTGATGAATACCGATCAGTCGCTGAAGAACTCAAAAGGAACACCGAATTTTTTAAATTTCTTGGAAGCTATCGCAAGGGAGTGCAGATAACGGAGTAG
- a CDS encoding hotdog fold thioesterase: MEREIERYFEQDRFAKHLGITLVESSPGYAKMSMPIREFHLNGVGISHGGAIFSLADCAFAVASNSHGTVALAINVAISYFKAKRQGTLFAEAREVARNSKLATYEVTVTDESGELIALFQGTVYRKKERLSEVITEGGAER; encoded by the coding sequence ATGGAAAGAGAAATTGAACGATACTTTGAACAAGATAGGTTTGCAAAACACCTGGGGATTACTCTTGTTGAGTCGTCCCCAGGCTATGCAAAGATGAGCATGCCTATTAGAGAATTCCACTTAAACGGCGTGGGCATTTCTCACGGTGGGGCGATCTTTTCCCTTGCTGATTGCGCTTTTGCCGTGGCTTCTAATTCTCATGGCACTGTGGCTCTAGCTATAAACGTGGCTATTTCCTATTTTAAAGCTAAACGGCAAGGGACTCTTTTTGCCGAAGCTCGTGAAGTAGCTCGAAATTCAAAACTTGCCACCTATGAAGTTACCGTAACAGATGAATCGGGTGAACTGATAGCCCTTTTTCAGGGCACGGTTTATAGAAAGAAAGAACGGCTTTCAGAAGTTATTACCGAAGGAGGAGCGGAAAGATGA